In the genome of uncultured Pseudomonas sp., the window GCGCAGCCGGTGTGGCGCTAGATCACTTGGCCATGCGCGCTGAGAGGAAGATCGCGCTGACAATTAGCAGGCCGCCAGCGAGCATGTGCAGCGTGGGAGCCTCGTTGAACAGCAACCAGGCGAAGGCAATCCCGTAGATTGGCTCTAGGGCGAAAATCACCGCAGTGGTGCGTGCCTTGAGCACGCGCAGGCTGGCGACAAAAAGGCTATGTGCCAGGCCGGTGCAGAAGATCCCGAGCATGGCCATCCACAGCCAGTCCTGTGCCTGCACGCTGGGCAGGGTTGGCCAGGCCAGTGGGGAAAACACCAGCAGTACGGCCAGGTTTTGGTACAGCGCCGCTTGCACCGGTTCAACGCCGCGGGTGCTGGCGCGGTTGAGCAGAGACAACAAGGCAAACAGCAAACCCGACAGAACTGCCCAGAGCAGGCCGCTAGTGCCTTGGCTGCTCAGGTCGAACTCCGGTGTGACCAGCACCAGCCCCAGGCACACCAGCGCCACCATGGCGTACTCAAGTGGGCGGGTGCGTTCACGAAAAAACACGCCTTCCAACAGCACGGTAAAAGCCGGGAAGCTGGCAAAGCCAAGGGTGGCAATGGCCACGCCGGAGACCTGCACCGCCTCGAAGAAGCTCCACCAGTGCCCACCAAGTAACAGGCCGCCTAAACCCAGTAGGCTGATTTGGCGTAAGTCGAGGCGTACCAGGCGTGTGTTGCCGATCAACTGGGCGAATAGCAGCAAGGCGACCACGGCAAAGAGTGCGCGTCCGGCGGAAATCATCTGCGGGGTGGTATTCGCCAGTTTGCCGAAAATACCCGAAAGGCCGAACAACAGCGCCCCCAGATGAATAGCCCAAAGTGCGTTACGTGGGCTCATGCCAGGCGAGCGCCATTGGGCAGTGGTTTGTCGAAACTGGCCAGTACGACCTTATTGTCGGCGTCATGCACACCAGTCACCAGCACCTCGGAGCGCACGCCAGCAACTCGTTTCGCGGCAAAGTTGCACACGCAGAGCACTTGGCGGCCGATCAATTGCGCGCATTGGTAATGCGCAGTGAGCTGCGCGCTGGATTGTTTCATGCCGAGTTCACCGAGGTCGATCTGCAAGACATAGGCTGGTTTCAGGGCCTTTTCGTTGATCACGGCGGACAGCACGGTGCCGACGCGTAATTCCACCTGTTGAAAGTCTTGCCACTCGATCTGTTGCATACCGCTGCTCCCCAGGCTGATGGCGGCAGTGTAGGGCGCTGCCGGGTGGGCGTCTGTCGCAGAACTTGCGGCTCTTGTCGCGTTGGCTTCGGCTACTGCGCGCTGCAGCTAAATGGCGCGCTCAGCAGCCTGCAGGCACTGATCGGCGAGCGGTGTATGGCGGCCCGGCGTTACATAATGACTTTGTCGCGCAGCTTGTCGGCCGCTTGACCAAGGGCCTGGATGACTTTTTCTTTGTCGAAGTTCTGGATGCCGTTGGTGTCCAGGTACATGGAGAACCCCGGCAACTCATGTTCGACGTAGCTGGACGTTGCGCCCAGGTCGCGGCGGAAATCCACCACCTGATAAATCTGCACCGGACGGGTAAAGCCTTTTACGCTGATCTGGCCCTTGTCGCGGCACATGATCACGTCCTTGACCAGTGAATAGGTCTCGTGAGAAATCAGAATTTCACCCGACTCGGCGGCGCTTTCCAGGCGGCTGGCAAGGTTTACGTCGCGGCCGATGATGGTGTAATCCATGCGCGTATCGGCACCAAAGTTACCCACGGTGCAGTAGCCGGTGTTTAGCCCCATGCGGATTTCTAGCGGCTTGGTAATGCCTTGGGCACGCCACTGCTGGCGCAGCACCTTCATGTGCTTGCGCATGGCGATGGCCATGGACACGGCATTCACTGCATCTTTCTTCGCACCTTTGCTGCTCGGGTCGCCGAAGAACACCATCACGCAGTCACCGACGAACTTGTCGATGGTGCCGCCGTATTTCAGACAGATCTTCGACATTTCGTTGAGGTAGGTGTTGAGCAGGTCGGTCAAGGCTTCGGCTTCCAGCTCTTCGGCCAGTTCGGTAAAGCCTTTGATGTCGGAGAAGAACACCGTGAGCTTCTTGCGCTGGGTTTCCAGGCGCACGCTCTTTTTGCCGGTGAAGATCGACTCCCACACCTGCGGCGAGAGGTATTTGGCCAAGTTGCGTGCCAGGCGAGCGGCTTTCTCTTGCTCGCGGCTGATGTCGCTGCGTACCTGGGCCAGGCGTAAGCCCTGCTGGTGCACGAAGTAGGCGGTGATGCAGATATACAAGGTGGTAAAGGCAATGCTGACCAGCGCAACCAGGGCCGGGGAATGGAAGTTGGCTGTGACGTCAGTCAGGGCATAGGTACAGGCTGCGCTGCTAACGGCGATTAGTGAGGCCACGCCGAGGTAGCGCAGGCCGCCGATGACCAGGGCGCTGAAGTTCATGATCAGCAGCGCCATCAAGGACGGCACAATCGAAAAGCCCAGCAGTGTGAGCACCGCGCCACAGTGCAGCGCATCGACAAACAACAGGCTGAGGTTGGTGGGCTGCGGATGATGGCGCTTGAAACGCAGGCTCAGATGGTGCGCCAAATGCGGGTAGAGCAGGGCGTAGGGCACCATCCAGAGAATGTTGTAGCTGAAATGCTGGGCATAGGTGCCGGCGGCAATACTGGCGGCAATGGCGATATAGGCCAGGGTGCGGGAGTAATACTCACGCAGCGGCGGTGCTGGCAAGGTGGAAAGTCGTGGGGCGCTTTTGACATTCATCCGATGAAACAATCCCTGCTGCTCGTCTGGCGCCTCTGCTGGGCACCTGGGAGCGCACCGAGTTGGCTGCGCAAAATAGGCAGGGATCATAACCAAGCATGTCGTAACCGCCAAGCGCACCGCCCGAAAGGCTGCGCGCGTTGTGACAGCCGTTGGCCTGTTAGAGCTTAAATGCGCCGGCAAGCCGCTGTCTTGAGCATTGCCCGGTCGCTCAGCGTTTGCCAGGTCAGAGGCCGGCTCAGTGGTTTAAAAGGCAACCCGTCCGATAAGCATGTCTTTGAACATGACAAAGTCGCCCATTAGCGACCAGCGTGGGTAACGAAAGGTGGCGGGTTTGTTGTGTTCAAAAAAGAAGTGCCCGACCCAGGCAAATCCATAGCCTACAAATGGCAGCGCGATGAGCAGGTTTAGAGAACCTGTGGCAAACACATAGGCAAGAATGCTCAGGACCAGCGCTGTGCCTACAAAGTGCAGCCTTCTGCAGGTGCTGTTGCTGTGTTCCTGCAGGTAATAGGGGTAGAACTCGGCGAAGCTGCTGAAGCGGCTGTCGGTATCACTGGTCATGAGGGTCTCCTGTTATGGTTCTACTGCCGCCTGGACCGCTAATTAGCAGTCTAGGCCGGCTGACGCACTGGGCCACTGACATTCAGTGCCAGTTTAGTATCCTTGCGTTGCCCTCAAACACCGAATAAGAACAGACCACGCCATGAGTGAACGTACCACTTCATCCAGCTGGGCCGCGGGGATTGTCGCGGCCCTGGAGCTTGACGGGGTTGATTGCCGCAGTCTGTTTGCCCAACTGGGCCTCGACTATGCGGCGTTGAATGATGCCGATGCGCGCTTTGCCCAGGATGCCATGACCCGCCTCTGGCACCTGGCCGTGCAGGCCTCAGGCAACCCAGCCATTGGTTTGAATATGGCGAAAATCCAGCGGCCATCAGCGTTCAATGTGGTGGGCTACGCGGTCATGAGTAGTCGCAATCTGCAGGAAGGCTTTGCTCGCCTGGTGCGTTATCAGCGGATTATCGCCGAGGGTGCCGACCTTAGCTTCCGACCGACCGCCGACGGCTATGAGCTGGTGCTGGCGATCCACGGTGATCGTCTGCCCTCGGCTAGGCAGAGTGCCGAAGCCTCCTTGGCGCACTCGCTGGCCTTCTGCCGTTGGCTGACGGGGAAGATGGTGCGCCCGCGACTCGTCAGCCTGATGGGGGCTGCGCCGGAGAATTTGCAGCCCTATCAAGCGGTGTTCCAGTGCCCGTTGAAATTCAACGCTGCGCACTATGCGCTGCTGTTTGAACGCGTCGACCTAGATGAGCCGTTGCCGTCGGCCAATGAGGCATTGGCGCAGTTGCATGATCGTTTCGCCGGGGATTATCTGGCGCGGTTTTCCGGTTCACGGGTGACCCATCAAGTGCGCCAGGTGCTGTGCCGCCTGTTGCCGCAAGGCGAGCCCAAACGAGAAACGGTGGCGCAGGCGCTGCTGTTGTCCGAGCGTACCCTGCAGCGGCGTTTGCAGGATGAAGGCACCAGCTATCAGCACCTGCTCGATGACACGCGCCGCGAGCTGGCCGGCCAGTACCTAGGTCAGGCTAACCTGACCCTGCTGGAAATTGCCTACCTGCTGGGGTTCTCTGACCCGAGCAACTTCTTTCGGGCGTTCCGCCGCTGGTTTGATACCACCCCGGGCGAGTACCGCGCGCGCCTATAGCCGCGCGCAGTCGTTCTCAGTGCCGCCAGAAGGCTGGCAGCATCAGCACTAATACCGTGAGGATTTCCAGGCGGCCGAGCAGCATGCCGAAGGTCAGCAGCCATTTGGCCATGTCCGGCAGGCTAGAGAAGTTGCCCGCCGGGCCGATGATCGGGCCCATGCCAGGGCCGACACCGGAGACCGTACTGGCCGCACCGCTGA includes:
- a CDS encoding DMT family transporter, with product MSPRNALWAIHLGALLFGLSGIFGKLANTTPQMISAGRALFAVVALLLFAQLIGNTRLVRLDLRQISLLGLGGLLLGGHWWSFFEAVQVSGVAIATLGFASFPAFTVLLEGVFFRERTRPLEYAMVALVCLGLVLVTPEFDLSSQGTSGLLWAVLSGLLFALLSLLNRASTRGVEPVQAALYQNLAVLLVFSPLAWPTLPSVQAQDWLWMAMLGIFCTGLAHSLFVASLRVLKARTTAVIFALEPIYGIAFAWLLFNEAPTLHMLAGGLLIVSAIFLSARMAK
- a CDS encoding tRNA-binding protein → MQQIEWQDFQQVELRVGTVLSAVINEKALKPAYVLQIDLGELGMKQSSAQLTAHYQCAQLIGRQVLCVCNFAAKRVAGVRSEVLVTGVHDADNKVVLASFDKPLPNGARLA
- a CDS encoding adenylate/guanylate cyclase domain-containing protein; the protein is MNVKSAPRLSTLPAPPLREYYSRTLAYIAIAASIAAGTYAQHFSYNILWMVPYALLYPHLAHHLSLRFKRHHPQPTNLSLLFVDALHCGAVLTLLGFSIVPSLMALLIMNFSALVIGGLRYLGVASLIAVSSAACTYALTDVTANFHSPALVALVSIAFTTLYICITAYFVHQQGLRLAQVRSDISREQEKAARLARNLAKYLSPQVWESIFTGKKSVRLETQRKKLTVFFSDIKGFTELAEELEAEALTDLLNTYLNEMSKICLKYGGTIDKFVGDCVMVFFGDPSSKGAKKDAVNAVSMAIAMRKHMKVLRQQWRAQGITKPLEIRMGLNTGYCTVGNFGADTRMDYTIIGRDVNLASRLESAAESGEILISHETYSLVKDVIMCRDKGQISVKGFTRPVQIYQVVDFRRDLGATSSYVEHELPGFSMYLDTNGIQNFDKEKVIQALGQAADKLRDKVIM
- a CDS encoding Mpo1-like protein, whose protein sequence is MTSDTDSRFSSFAEFYPYYLQEHSNSTCRRLHFVGTALVLSILAYVFATGSLNLLIALPFVGYGFAWVGHFFFEHNKPATFRYPRWSLMGDFVMFKDMLIGRVAF
- a CDS encoding AraC family transcriptional regulator, with translation MSERTTSSSWAAGIVAALELDGVDCRSLFAQLGLDYAALNDADARFAQDAMTRLWHLAVQASGNPAIGLNMAKIQRPSAFNVVGYAVMSSRNLQEGFARLVRYQRIIAEGADLSFRPTADGYELVLAIHGDRLPSARQSAEASLAHSLAFCRWLTGKMVRPRLVSLMGAAPENLQPYQAVFQCPLKFNAAHYALLFERVDLDEPLPSANEALAQLHDRFAGDYLARFSGSRVTHQVRQVLCRLLPQGEPKRETVAQALLLSERTLQRRLQDEGTSYQHLLDDTRRELAGQYLGQANLTLLEIAYLLGFSDPSNFFRAFRRWFDTTPGEYRARL